A single Thermosynechococcus vestitus BP-1 DNA region contains:
- a CDS encoding DNA adenine methylase — protein MATATILKPRPFLKWAGGKSQLLSQMAPYLPRQCRCYAEPFCGSAALYWYLFGQAQQGQFQFQQAWLSDRNPELINCYQIVRDRVEDLIQQLTEYRQQHSEAFYYHIRSWDQRQLDPLTRAARLIYLNKTCFNGLYRVNRAGQFNVPMGRYRNPQIFDPEALRQASIALQDVILSVADFQEVLTWATAGDFIYFDPPYYPLSKTASFTSYTDQPFGEAEQIALANVVAELAQRGCYVMLSNAWVEPMLQLYRSWRCIELKASRVINSNRHKRGKVSELLVVTYRC, from the coding sequence GTGGCGACAGCAACGATCCTCAAGCCGCGGCCATTTCTCAAGTGGGCGGGGGGTAAGTCCCAATTACTGAGTCAAATGGCCCCCTACTTACCCCGTCAATGTCGCTGTTATGCTGAGCCATTTTGTGGCAGTGCAGCCCTCTATTGGTATCTCTTTGGTCAAGCCCAGCAAGGGCAGTTTCAATTTCAGCAGGCGTGGTTGAGCGATCGCAATCCCGAGCTGATTAACTGCTACCAAATCGTGCGCGATCGTGTTGAGGACTTGATTCAACAACTCACAGAATATCGACAACAGCACAGTGAAGCCTTTTACTACCACATTCGGAGTTGGGATCAACGGCAACTTGATCCCCTGACCCGTGCCGCTCGCTTGATCTATCTAAACAAAACCTGTTTTAACGGCCTCTATCGCGTTAATCGTGCGGGGCAGTTCAACGTTCCTATGGGGCGTTATCGCAATCCCCAGATTTTTGATCCAGAGGCTCTGCGCCAGGCGAGTATTGCCCTCCAAGATGTGATACTGAGCGTGGCCGATTTTCAAGAGGTCTTAACTTGGGCAACGGCGGGAGACTTTATCTACTTTGATCCGCCTTATTATCCTCTTTCCAAAACAGCCAGCTTCACCAGTTACACCGATCAGCCCTTTGGCGAGGCAGAGCAGATTGCCCTAGCTAACGTTGTCGCTGAATTGGCTCAACGGGGATGCTACGTCATGCTTAGCAATGCCTGGGTTGAACCCATGCTGCAACTCTATCGCTCTTGGCGCTGCATTGAACTTAAGGCCAGCCGTGTCATCAACTCCAATCGCCATAAACGCGGCAAGGTTAGTGAACTGTTGGTTGTCACCTATCGTTGCTAA
- a CDS encoding metal-sensing transcriptional repressor codes for MSTESHSHFSPSVHSHPHHHSEESLRAIVNRLSRIEGHVRGIKTMVQDSRPCPEVLIQIAAVRGALDRVARLILDEHLDECVTRAAQEGRIDQELAELKAALDHFLG; via the coding sequence GTGAGCACTGAATCCCATTCCCATTTTTCCCCTTCTGTGCATTCCCATCCCCATCATCACAGTGAAGAATCCCTGCGGGCAATTGTCAATCGGCTTTCGCGCATTGAGGGACATGTGCGCGGCATCAAAACAATGGTGCAGGATAGTCGTCCTTGCCCCGAGGTGCTGATTCAAATCGCCGCGGTGCGGGGAGCATTGGATCGGGTGGCACGATTGATTCTAGATGAACACTTAGACGAGTGTGTTACCCGTGCGGCTCAAGAGGGGCGCATTGATCAGGAACTCGCTGAACTTAAGGCTGCCCTTGATCATTTTTTGGGATAA
- the holA gene encoding DNA polymerase III subunit delta, which translates to MPVYFYWGEDQFQLEQAVKNLRQQVVDPLWESFNFEKFAGEDAVAVQAALAQAMTPPLGGGDRLVWLMNTTLGQRCSAELLADLELTLPQIPPNCHLLLTSTQKPDSRSKAVKLLQQHGNIQEFNPIAPWKTAEIEQQIREAAQRYQLHLPPEGLQLLAEAVGNDSRQLRNELEKLALFAGDRPLTAEDITTLVHATQQNSLTLASTLLRGDTAAALTQLEDLLLQNEPPLRLLATLTKQFRTWLWVKLLSHERDNQRIAKLAEVGNPKRVYFLQKEVNAVALPSLQACLQILLATEYQLKVGAEPVATLRQGMIQLSLTCSRRSWGDRSGGGDN; encoded by the coding sequence ATGCCCGTTTACTTCTACTGGGGGGAGGATCAATTCCAACTTGAGCAGGCCGTCAAAAACCTACGGCAACAGGTCGTTGATCCCCTTTGGGAGAGTTTTAACTTCGAGAAATTTGCTGGGGAGGATGCCGTAGCCGTTCAAGCCGCCTTAGCGCAGGCGATGACGCCGCCCTTGGGTGGGGGCGATCGCTTGGTGTGGCTGATGAATACAACGCTGGGTCAACGCTGTAGTGCGGAGCTACTTGCAGATTTAGAACTGACCTTGCCGCAAATTCCCCCTAACTGTCATTTGCTCCTCACCAGTACCCAAAAACCCGACAGCCGTAGTAAAGCGGTCAAGCTGCTGCAACAGCATGGCAACATTCAGGAATTTAATCCAATTGCCCCTTGGAAAACCGCGGAGATCGAACAGCAGATCCGTGAGGCAGCTCAACGCTATCAGCTGCACCTACCCCCGGAAGGGCTACAACTGCTGGCAGAGGCTGTGGGTAATGACAGCCGCCAACTCCGCAACGAACTAGAGAAATTGGCTTTGTTTGCGGGCGATCGCCCCCTTACCGCTGAAGACATCACAACCCTTGTTCATGCCACCCAACAAAACAGCCTCACCCTTGCCAGTACCCTGCTGCGGGGAGATACAGCCGCTGCCCTAACCCAGCTGGAGGACTTGCTTCTACAAAATGAACCCCCGCTGCGCCTGTTGGCTACCCTGACGAAACAATTTCGCACCTGGTTGTGGGTCAAGTTGCTCAGCCATGAGCGGGACAATCAACGGATTGCCAAGCTCGCTGAGGTAGGAAATCCAAAACGGGTCTATTTCTTGCAGAAAGAGGTGAACGCTGTGGCTCTGCCGAGCCTTCAGGCCTGCTTACAGATTCTCTTGGCCACGGAGTATCAACTAAAGGTAGGGGCTGAGCCAGTGGCTACCCTCCGCCAAGGGATGATTCAGCTTTCCTTGACCTGCTCACGGCGGTCTTGGGGCGATCGCTCTGGTGGCGGTGACAATTGA
- a CDS encoding GIY-YIG nuclease family protein, with protein MSLPAPTLAELPLHPYIDGSGRVAPDLKGAIGLYAIFDAAGSVQYIGYSRDMRLSLLQHLVRCPQGCSGYKAIAIERPDRPWLETVKQQWLAELGTVPLGNDRDRRQWENAIDVKEQMTEAERSAWASADSLTQPKLLKQVARRVEAAILEQLRQRSLQEPLVFNAKLKESGRLDLK; from the coding sequence ATGAGCCTCCCGGCGCCGACTTTGGCCGAATTGCCCCTCCATCCCTATATTGATGGTTCAGGTCGTGTGGCACCTGATCTCAAGGGAGCGATCGGTCTCTATGCCATTTTTGATGCGGCTGGCAGCGTGCAGTATATTGGCTATTCTCGGGATATGCGACTGAGTTTGCTACAACACCTGGTGCGCTGTCCCCAAGGGTGTAGTGGCTATAAGGCGATCGCCATTGAACGCCCTGATCGCCCGTGGCTAGAAACCGTGAAACAGCAGTGGCTAGCGGAATTGGGAACTGTGCCCCTAGGCAACGATCGCGATCGCCGCCAGTGGGAAAATGCCATTGATGTCAAGGAGCAAATGACCGAAGCCGAACGCAGTGCATGGGCCAGTGCCGACTCACTCACTCAACCAAAACTGCTGAAACAGGTGGCGCGGCGAGTTGAAGCAGCGATTCTCGAACAGCTACGGCAGCGATCGCTACAGGAGCCGCTGGTCTTTAACGCCAAACTAAAGGAAAGTGGACGGCTGGATCTCAAATGA
- the ybeY gene encoding rRNA maturation RNase YbeY produces MTVTVYLEVHDPALPAEVTALPWERWFRTWMAMVEPTQGKVYELTLRLTTDAAIQALNQQYRDRDTPTDVLAFATRDGALPLPLGEPEYLGDIIISGDTARRQAAESGHTLSIEIAWLACHGLLHLLGWDHPDEAELARMLTQQAQCLEAVGLTPPAALQ; encoded by the coding sequence ATGACGGTCACCGTCTATCTAGAAGTCCATGATCCTGCCCTACCAGCCGAAGTAACAGCGCTTCCCTGGGAAAGGTGGTTTAGGACGTGGATGGCCATGGTTGAACCGACCCAAGGCAAGGTCTATGAGCTGACACTGCGCCTGACAACCGATGCCGCAATTCAGGCTCTGAATCAGCAGTATCGCGATCGCGACACCCCTACCGATGTGCTTGCCTTTGCCACTCGCGATGGGGCGTTGCCCCTTCCCCTTGGGGAACCCGAATACCTTGGGGACATCATTATTTCTGGCGACACTGCTCGTCGGCAAGCCGCAGAAAGTGGGCATACTCTCTCTATAGAGATAGCCTGGCTGGCCTGCCATGGCCTCCTCCACCTCCTGGGCTGGGATCACCCCGATGAAGCGGAACTGGCACGCATGCTTACACAGCAGGCTCAGTGTCTTGAGGCAGTGGGTCTTACGCCTCCTGCTGCCCTGCAATGA
- a CDS encoding DUF3285 domain-containing protein encodes MSESPESTSSPTEQPSYVKLAMRNMVRKGRKSLTHFALTTIGLLALLVGLSYLTR; translated from the coding sequence ATGAGCGAGTCCCCCGAATCCACGTCTTCCCCTACTGAGCAGCCCAGTTATGTCAAACTGGCCATGCGGAACATGGTGCGTAAGGGACGTAAATCCCTGACCCATTTTGCCCTCACCACTATCGGTCTGCTGGCGCTGTTGGTGGGCTTGTCTTACCTCACCCGTTAA
- the ychF gene encoding redox-regulated ATPase YchF: MLRAGIVGLPNVGKSTLFNALVANAKAEAANFPFCTIEPNVGVVAVPDERLEVLAKISQSAQIVPTRIEFVDIAGLVKGASKGEGLGNQFLANIREVDAIVHVVRCFEDDDIVHVAGRVNPVEDIAVINLELALADLAQIEKRIERTRKAARSQKEAQIELTALEKLLGVLNEGQPARLCQLTEEEEAAIRFLGLLTRKPVIYAANVAEEDLATGNEWTAAVQEIAKQEGAEVVIVSAQVEAELVDLPEGDRAEYLASLGVREGGLRSLIRSTYKLLGLQTFFTTGPKETRAWTIPAGAKAPQAAGVIHSDFERGFIRAETVSYDDLVACQSMTVAKEKGLVRSEGKDYVVQEGDVMLFRFNV, encoded by the coding sequence ATGCTACGCGCTGGAATTGTCGGCCTACCGAATGTGGGCAAATCAACGCTGTTTAATGCCCTTGTGGCCAATGCTAAGGCCGAGGCAGCCAACTTCCCTTTCTGTACGATTGAACCCAATGTTGGGGTGGTGGCAGTCCCCGATGAGCGGCTGGAGGTACTGGCAAAAATTTCCCAATCAGCCCAGATTGTGCCGACGCGGATCGAGTTTGTGGATATTGCCGGCTTGGTGAAGGGAGCCAGTAAAGGGGAAGGACTGGGCAACCAGTTCTTGGCAAATATTCGCGAGGTGGATGCCATTGTTCACGTGGTGCGCTGCTTTGAAGATGACGATATTGTCCACGTTGCAGGTCGTGTGAATCCTGTGGAGGATATTGCGGTCATCAACTTAGAGTTGGCACTGGCGGATTTAGCTCAAATAGAAAAGCGCATTGAACGCACCCGTAAGGCAGCGCGATCGCAAAAGGAGGCACAGATTGAACTCACGGCGCTTGAAAAGCTCCTGGGGGTACTCAATGAGGGGCAGCCTGCCCGTCTGTGTCAACTGACGGAGGAGGAAGAAGCAGCCATTCGCTTTCTTGGATTGCTGACCCGTAAGCCTGTGATCTATGCCGCTAACGTTGCCGAGGAGGATTTGGCCACTGGCAATGAATGGACAGCGGCAGTTCAGGAGATTGCAAAGCAGGAGGGGGCAGAGGTGGTGATTGTCTCTGCTCAAGTGGAGGCCGAACTCGTGGATTTGCCTGAGGGCGATCGCGCCGAGTATCTCGCTAGTCTTGGGGTTCGCGAGGGGGGCCTGCGATCGCTCATTCGCTCAACCTATAAGCTTCTTGGTCTGCAAACCTTCTTTACCACAGGGCCTAAGGAAACCCGGGCGTGGACGATTCCAGCGGGTGCCAAGGCGCCCCAAGCGGCGGGTGTCATTCATAGTGACTTTGAGCGGGGCTTTATTCGCGCCGAAACGGTGAGCTATGACGATCTAGTGGCCTGTCAATCCATGACGGTGGCTAAGGAAAAAGGCCTAGTACGCAGCGAAGGCAAAGACTACGTTGTGCAGGAGGGAGATGTGATGCTCTTCCGCTTTAATGTTTAG
- a CDS encoding DUF2085 domain-containing protein yields MPKIAQIIYTMGDHVCPQPEMGLMVAPPWKMAVCMRCYGTLAGVLLTRWWIQRSRTGREWYWLPQYGLGGFFVAVVFMLFYPLEWALQHYGIWGYSNWIVFPFGAIAGLGLGLLIMPLLYPKQDLIPSIPSSYNSNNKVL; encoded by the coding sequence TTGCCTAAAATTGCTCAGATCATCTACACCATGGGGGATCATGTGTGTCCGCAACCGGAAATGGGGTTAATGGTGGCCCCCCCTTGGAAAATGGCCGTGTGTATGCGCTGCTACGGCACCCTTGCTGGAGTTCTCCTAACGCGCTGGTGGATTCAGCGTTCTAGGACTGGTCGGGAGTGGTACTGGCTACCGCAATATGGTCTGGGGGGCTTTTTCGTGGCGGTGGTGTTCATGCTGTTTTACCCCCTAGAGTGGGCACTACAACACTACGGCATTTGGGGCTATTCCAATTGGATTGTCTTTCCCTTTGGGGCGATCGCTGGATTGGGCTTAGGACTCCTGATCATGCCCCTGCTGTATCCCAAACAGGACCTTATTCCCTCCATTCCCTCCAGCTACAACAGCAATAACAAGGTTTTGTAG
- a CDS encoding LptA/OstA family protein, with protein MLQSCSRWPSRLLVLGTLGVGLAMAPLFWRPADSQEPPSQALTIIADVQQANAITGVITARGNVQLRYPARQIQATAAQAQYFSREGRIVLSGNVYVLQQGNSLRADTITYLIREAKFVALPAPSRQVESILMIPDDPNQQILTPVQP; from the coding sequence ATGTTGCAATCTTGTTCCCGATGGCCATCCCGCCTTTTGGTACTGGGTACACTGGGGGTAGGGTTAGCAATGGCTCCCCTGTTTTGGCGGCCGGCCGATTCCCAAGAACCCCCTTCCCAAGCCCTCACCATCATAGCTGATGTACAGCAAGCAAATGCAATCACAGGGGTTATTACGGCTCGGGGCAATGTGCAACTGCGTTATCCTGCCCGCCAAATTCAAGCCACGGCGGCACAGGCACAATACTTTAGCCGGGAGGGGCGCATTGTTCTCAGTGGGAATGTGTATGTTTTGCAACAGGGGAACAGTCTTCGGGCCGATACCATCACTTATCTCATTAGGGAAGCAAAATTTGTCGCTTTGCCTGCCCCTAGCCGCCAAGTCGAATCTATTTTAATGATCCCAGATGACCCTAACCAACAAATTCTTACACCTGTGCAGCCCTAG
- a CDS encoding IS481-like element ISTel1 family transposase, whose amino-acid sequence MPRIHANARTTPRIRREIQQAPASISHRELARRYGIHRHTVAKWRKRATVEDKSTRPHRLQTTLTEAQELVIVEVRKLLLLPLDDLLVLARTFLNPNLSRSALDRCLRRHGVSNLRILQKERESLEGSPKSTTRQFKAYAPGFIHIDVKYLPQMPDEEQRRYLFVAIDRATRWVYLAIHEEKSAESATRFLANVLANAPFVVRTVLTDNGKEFTDRFSSAGERQPTGHHPFDQLCREKRITHRLIQPRHPQTNGMVERFNGRIAEILRAERFVSAADLQETLTRYLWAYNHRIPQRVLGHMTPIEKLRWWQTERPDLFVSRVDNVTGLDS is encoded by the coding sequence ATGCCACGTATTCATGCCAACGCCCGAACGACACCCCGAATTCGCCGTGAAATCCAACAAGCACCGGCTTCGATCAGTCATCGCGAGCTTGCCAGACGTTACGGGATCCACCGGCACACGGTAGCGAAATGGCGTAAGCGCGCAACCGTTGAAGACAAAAGCACCCGCCCGCACCGCCTGCAAACGACGCTTACGGAAGCGCAAGAGCTTGTGATCGTTGAGGTGCGTAAGCTCCTTTTGCTGCCTCTTGATGACCTTCTCGTTCTTGCCCGGACGTTCCTCAACCCCAATCTGAGCCGCTCAGCGCTGGATCGCTGCCTGCGTCGCCACGGAGTCTCGAACCTCAGGATACTGCAAAAGGAACGCGAAAGCCTCGAAGGCAGTCCCAAAAGCACCACGCGGCAGTTCAAAGCGTACGCACCTGGGTTCATCCACATCGACGTCAAATACCTGCCACAAATGCCGGATGAGGAGCAGCGCCGCTACCTCTTTGTCGCGATTGATCGGGCAACGCGCTGGGTCTATTTGGCAATCCACGAGGAGAAGAGCGCAGAATCGGCAACGCGCTTTCTTGCAAATGTCCTTGCCAACGCTCCTTTCGTGGTGCGTACGGTGCTGACTGATAACGGCAAGGAGTTTACCGACCGTTTCTCCTCCGCAGGCGAACGCCAACCCACGGGACACCATCCGTTTGATCAGCTCTGTCGTGAAAAGCGCATCACCCATCGGCTCATCCAACCCCGCCATCCGCAAACCAACGGGATGGTGGAACGCTTCAACGGCCGCATTGCGGAGATTCTGCGCGCTGAACGCTTTGTCTCGGCAGCCGACTTGCAAGAGACGCTCACGCGATACCTTTGGGCGTACAATCACCGCATTCCCCAACGCGTTTTGGGCCACATGACTCCCATTGAGAAACTGCGATGGTGGCAAACTGAGCGACCAGACCTCTTCGTTTCAAGGGTAGATAATGTCACGGGTCTTGACAGCTAA
- the rodA gene encoding rod shape-determining protein RodA: MFWTTRLWQRRWSAWLYPWRGMDWLLLIAVWLITLLGAVAIHSAELHIGEKDGFQHLAIAGLGTILLFLLARVPTSVLISVHWWVYGISCFLLLAVSLFGVEANGAQSWLPIAGFNLQPSEFAKISIILTQAALLQRVPAHGLSGILRVFAATALPLGLILSEPDLGTSLVFAAITLGMLYWANARLGWIVLMLSPLVAAILFALPLPYELNLVLWFLWTLGMGVVAWQSLPLGWIGAIGGIVLNLSGAGLGQLLWSVLKDYQKDRLLMFLDPDKDPLGAGYHLIQSRIAIGAGGLWGRGLFHGTQTQLGFIPEQHTDFIFSAIGEELGFWGGLLVLGLFWLIGLRLLQIANSARDDFGSLLAIGLFAMLMFQAVVNIGMTINLFPVTGIPLPFLSYGRSALLATYIGLGLVQAVANHRPRSRY, translated from the coding sequence ATGTTTTGGACAACTCGGCTATGGCAACGCCGCTGGTCTGCTTGGCTCTATCCTTGGCGGGGGATGGATTGGCTACTTTTAATTGCAGTATGGTTGATTACGCTGTTGGGAGCAGTGGCCATTCACAGTGCTGAGCTGCACATTGGCGAAAAGGATGGCTTCCAACATCTGGCTATCGCGGGCCTGGGTACTATTTTGCTTTTCCTCCTGGCACGGGTGCCGACTTCGGTTCTTATCTCAGTCCACTGGTGGGTCTATGGCATTAGTTGTTTCCTCCTACTGGCTGTGAGCCTATTTGGCGTTGAAGCGAACGGTGCCCAGAGTTGGCTGCCCATTGCTGGCTTTAACCTCCAACCTTCTGAATTTGCCAAAATCTCGATCATTCTCACCCAGGCTGCCCTCCTCCAGCGGGTTCCTGCCCATGGCCTCAGCGGCATTCTACGGGTGTTTGCGGCCACAGCCTTGCCCCTCGGGTTGATTTTATCGGAACCCGATCTGGGTACTTCCCTGGTCTTTGCTGCCATCACCTTAGGAATGCTCTACTGGGCCAACGCCCGTTTGGGTTGGATTGTGCTGATGCTCTCCCCTTTGGTGGCAGCCATTCTCTTTGCCCTACCGCTGCCCTATGAACTAAACCTGGTGCTGTGGTTCCTGTGGACATTAGGGATGGGGGTTGTGGCATGGCAAAGCCTTCCGCTCGGTTGGATTGGGGCGATCGGTGGCATTGTTCTGAATCTTTCGGGGGCAGGGCTGGGGCAATTGCTGTGGAGCGTTCTCAAGGACTACCAAAAAGACCGCCTCTTGATGTTTTTAGACCCCGATAAGGATCCCTTAGGGGCAGGCTATCACCTCATCCAATCCCGCATTGCCATTGGGGCGGGTGGACTGTGGGGGCGAGGGCTATTTCACGGAACGCAGACGCAATTGGGGTTTATCCCTGAGCAGCACACGGACTTTATTTTTTCCGCAATCGGTGAGGAATTGGGTTTTTGGGGTGGCTTGCTGGTTTTAGGGCTGTTTTGGTTAATTGGGCTGCGGCTTCTACAAATTGCCAATAGTGCCCGTGATGATTTCGGCTCACTGCTGGCGATCGGCCTTTTTGCCATGTTGATGTTCCAAGCGGTGGTCAATATCGGCATGACCATCAACCTATTTCCGGTGACAGGCATTCCCTTGCCCTTCCTCAGCTATGGCCGTTCTGCCCTTTTGGCAACCTATATTGGGTTGGGGCTGGTACAAGCGGTGGCCAATCATCGCCCGCGATCGCGCTACTGA
- a CDS encoding YggT family protein yields MPAVVVVNWVLGIILAIFTLIFLVRIVLTWYPQINLTQGPLKVIYWLSEPVLAPTRRIVPPLGGVDISPIIWVGIVTLLRELLVGQQGLLFILFPPA; encoded by the coding sequence ATGCCTGCTGTTGTTGTGGTCAATTGGGTACTGGGAATCATCCTTGCCATTTTTACCCTGATCTTTTTGGTGCGGATTGTCCTGACGTGGTACCCACAGATTAACCTCACCCAAGGGCCATTGAAAGTGATTTACTGGCTCTCAGAACCTGTGCTGGCACCCACCCGCCGCATCGTGCCGCCTCTCGGGGGAGTCGATATTAGCCCGATTATTTGGGTGGGTATTGTCACACTCCTTCGGGAATTACTCGTGGGGCAGCAGGGGCTGTTGTTCATCCTGTTTCCACCGGCCTAG
- the glnA gene encoding type I glutamate--ammonia ligase, with product MATPQEILNLIDSKYELIDLKFTDMPGTWQHLTVHKSQISESSFTEGVPFDGSSIRGWKAINESDMVMVPDPNTAWEDPFMKEPTLSLICTIKDPRTGELYDRCPRSIATRAIEYLKATGIGDTAYFGPEAEFFVFDDVRYDQNQKSGYYYIDSIEGVWNSGREEEGGNLGYKIRGKEGYFPVAPTDTLQDLRTEMLLTMAKCGVPIEKHHHEVATAGQCELGFRFGTLVQAADWLMTYKYCVKNVARKHGKVATFMPKPVFNDNGSGMHTHQSIWKDGQPLFWGDGYANLSQIALWYIGGILKHAPALLAFTNPTTNSYKRLVPGFEAPVNLAYSQGNRSASVRIPLTGPNPKAKRLEFRCPDATSNPYLAFAAMLCAGIDGIKNQIDPGSPLDVDIYDLSPEELAKIPSTPGSLMAALENLQKDHSFLTAGGVFSEDFILNWIQYKLDTEVIPMSLRPHPYEFALYFDA from the coding sequence ATGGCAACACCCCAAGAAATCTTGAATTTGATCGACAGCAAGTACGAGCTCATCGACTTGAAATTTACTGACATGCCCGGTACGTGGCAACACCTCACGGTTCACAAAAGCCAAATCAGTGAAAGCTCATTTACTGAGGGTGTGCCCTTCGACGGCTCAAGTATTCGTGGTTGGAAAGCCATCAACGAATCCGACATGGTAATGGTGCCGGATCCAAATACCGCGTGGGAAGACCCCTTCATGAAAGAACCCACCCTTAGCCTGATTTGCACCATCAAAGATCCACGCACCGGCGAACTCTACGATCGCTGCCCGCGCTCCATTGCCACCCGTGCCATTGAGTACCTAAAAGCAACAGGCATTGGCGATACAGCTTACTTTGGCCCCGAAGCTGAGTTCTTTGTTTTCGATGACGTTCGCTACGACCAAAACCAAAAGTCTGGCTACTACTACATTGATAGTATTGAAGGTGTTTGGAACAGTGGCCGCGAAGAAGAAGGGGGCAACCTTGGCTACAAAATCCGTGGTAAAGAGGGTTACTTCCCCGTTGCCCCCACAGACACGCTGCAAGACCTGCGCACAGAAATGCTCTTGACGATGGCCAAGTGCGGCGTGCCCATTGAAAAGCATCACCACGAAGTGGCCACCGCCGGTCAGTGCGAGTTGGGTTTCCGCTTTGGCACCCTCGTTCAAGCTGCTGACTGGCTAATGACCTATAAGTACTGCGTCAAGAATGTTGCCCGCAAGCACGGTAAAGTGGCCACCTTTATGCCCAAGCCGGTTTTCAACGACAACGGTTCAGGGATGCACACCCACCAGTCGATTTGGAAAGATGGCCAGCCCCTGTTCTGGGGAGACGGCTACGCCAATTTGAGCCAGATTGCCCTCTGGTATATAGGTGGTATCCTCAAGCACGCTCCAGCGCTATTGGCGTTTACCAACCCAACAACGAACTCCTACAAACGACTGGTTCCCGGCTTTGAGGCCCCCGTGAACCTTGCCTATTCCCAAGGCAACCGCTCCGCCTCTGTGCGGATTCCCCTCACGGGTCCCAATCCCAAAGCGAAGCGCCTAGAGTTCCGCTGTCCCGATGCCACCAGTAACCCCTACCTTGCCTTTGCGGCGATGCTGTGCGCTGGCATTGATGGCATTAAGAATCAAATTGATCCCGGTAGCCCCCTTGATGTCGATATTTACGACCTCAGCCCTGAAGAACTGGCCAAGATTCCCTCGACTCCTGGTTCGCTGATGGCGGCTTTGGAAAACCTGCAAAAGGATCATAGCTTCCTCACAGCGGGGGGTGTCTTTAGCGAAGACTTTATCCTCAACTGGATTCAGTACAAGCTGGACACAGAAGTCATTCCCATGTCACTGCGTCCTCACCCCTATGAATTTGCCCTCTACTTTGATGCCTAG
- a CDS encoding diacylglycerol kinase family protein: MTQKVLATYVEKASGITLLRQRSYRVASSLLNSFRYAWAGVVYAFQTQRNFRVHTAVGLSAIALSGLLKLPPVEVAVIVLTIAVVMGLELVNTALEAVVDLTVGREYHELARIAKDCAAGAVLLSAIAAVGVAMALIVPPLVYPIVGTLL; encoded by the coding sequence ATGACACAAAAAGTTCTTGCTACCTATGTTGAGAAAGCATCAGGGATAACCCTACTGCGACAGCGCTCCTACCGTGTGGCCTCCTCCCTGCTGAATAGTTTCCGTTATGCGTGGGCGGGAGTGGTCTATGCTTTCCAAACTCAGCGCAATTTTCGGGTTCACACAGCAGTTGGCCTTAGTGCGATCGCCCTCAGTGGCCTGTTGAAACTTCCCCCTGTTGAAGTGGCGGTGATTGTTCTAACCATTGCCGTGGTGATGGGGCTAGAGTTAGTGAATACGGCCTTGGAAGCCGTTGTGGATCTCACGGTGGGCAGAGAATACCACGAGCTTGCTCGCATTGCTAAAGATTGTGCCGCTGGTGCGGTTCTTCTCAGTGCGATCGCGGCGGTGGGGGTGGCGATGGCCTTAATTGTGCCCCCCTTGGTTTATCCGATTGTCGGAACACTGTTATAA